The genome window GCTCGTCCATCTCGCCATCGCCGAAGATGCCCCAGACTTTCCGACCCGTGGTGTCGAGCAGGCCGCGATGGGCCAGGTAGCGCATGAAGCGCGCCTGATAGATGGCGTTGATGGGGCCGATGCCCATCGAGCCGGTGGGGAATTGCCAGAAATCGGGCATGAGCCAGGGGTGGGGGTAGCTGGACAGGCCGCGCGCACCCCGCGCCCGTGCGGTGATCTCCTGCCGGTAGTGCGCCAGGTCGGCTTGCTCGAGCCGGCCTTCCAGGAAGGCCCGGGCGTAGACGCCGGGCGCGGAATGGGGCTGGCAGAACACCAGGTCCGCCTGGCCGGCGGGGCCGCCGCGGAAGAAGTGGTTGAAGCCGACCTCGAACAGATCGGCGGCGCTGGCGTAGCTGGCGATGTGGCCGCCCAGCTCGCCATGCGCGAGGTTGGCGCGGACGACCATGGCCAGCGCGTTCCACCGCATCAGCGCGGCCAGCCGTTCCTCGATGGCCAGATCGCCGGGGAAGGGGGGCTGTGCCTCGACGGCGATGGTGTTGACGTAGGGGGTATTGCGCGACGGGCGCCAGCCGACGGCCGAATCGCCGGCGGCCTCGGCCAGCATGTCCAGGATCTGCCGCACGCGTTCCGGCCCGTTGGTCTCCAGCATCGACAGCAGGGCGTCCCGCCATTCGGCGGTTTCGATGGGATCGGGGTCGGCCGGCAGGCCATCCTGCCGCGCCAGATGCCGGGATTCGTCGTACATGCGTGTTTCTCCTCGTCTTGTGATGGAAAATTCTACGCTTGAGTGCTCGGCATTTTTCTCCGAAAATTCTTTGAGTAAGGCAATTCAGCGGTAGAAAATTCTTTCAATGAAGAGAAATAAAGCATGATCGATCTCGATGAAATCGACCGGCGCATCCTGGCCGAACTCCAGGCCGATGCCAGCATCTCCAACGTGGAGCTGGCCCGCCGGGTGCACTTGTCGCCATCGCCGTGCCTGACGCGGGTCAAGGCCCTGGAGGCGGCCGGCCTGATCCGCCAGTACGTCGCCTTGCTCGACCCGCAGCAGCTGGGCCTGCACCTGAACGTCTTCATCTCGATCAGCCTGAAGCAGCAGAACCGCAAGGCGCTGCAGGTGTTCGAGGACGCCATCTGCGCCCGCGAGGAAGTCATGGAGTGCTACCTGATGACGGGGGATGCCGACTACCTGCTGCGGGTGGCCGTGCCGGACATCCAGGCGCTGGAGAGCTTCATCCTGGAACAACTGTCGCCCATCGCCCAGGTCGAGAAGATCCGCTCCAGTTTCGCGCTCAAGCAGGTGCGCTACAAGACCGCGCTGCCGTTGAGGTCGGCGGGCGTGCGCTAACGCGACCCCATGACGGTTGACGCCGCCGGTAACGAGAAATACCGGGGATTACGTTTGTGGGTTGTGGTGACAATTGTCACCGACGCGGTGGCGAGGCGGTTCCGGAAAAACAAAAAGCCCGGCGGCTTGTGGCCACCGGGCTTTTTTTTCTTCGGTTCCGACAAATACAGGTCAAGAACTTGTATATGGTCGGGGCGGCGGGATTCGAACTCGCGACCCCTTGCACCCCATGCAAGTGCGCTACCAGGCTGCGCTACGCCCCGAAAGAAAAAAAGTATAGCAAATTTTCGGGGGTGTGGGAAAGAGGCGCTCCTTTTTATTTTGCATGGGGTTGCGACGATCGAAAGGGATGAAACGTGGTGTGCAGTTTGCGGAACTCTGCGCATCGGTTGACAGCCTTAGGAGTGTATACCCCTAGGAGAGACGCCAAAAAAATATCGTGCGTGCGCAACAGAAAGCGAATCGTCCGTGCAGATGCGCCGTATGATGTTTGCAAGGAGGTCGTCCAAGGAGCGTTCCGAATCAGATCGAACATGTCGAGGCAGGATCGGGAGTTGCTGGTTTCGATCGGCCCCGGGCATGGCAGGAAGTTCATCCGGCAGGAAAGAACCGGAAGCCGGCTCGACCGGCACTAACAACAACAGAGTCGTGTAGGCAGTTCTCATTCACTCGCTGTTGGAGGTTGTCCGTGCTGAACATCGTCGAAGGGTTCAAGTCTCAATACGCCAAGACGCAGGAAACCGAACTTTCTCTCGAGGAGTACCTGGACCTCGCCCGCCGGGATCCCATGACCTACGCCAGCGCGGCCGAGCGCATGCTTGCCGCGATCGGCGAACCCGAGCTGGTCGATACGCGCAACGACCCCCGGTTGTCGCGCCTGTTTTCCAATCGCCTGATCCGCCGCTATCCGGCCTTCAAGGAATTCTTCGGCATGGAGGACGTGATCGATCAGATCGTGGCGTTCTTCAAGCACGCGGCGCAGGGGCTGGAAGAACGCAAGCAAATCCTCTATCTGCTGGGACCCGTGGGCGGCGGCAAGTCGTCGATCGCGGAGCGCCTGAAGGCCTTGATGGAAGCCCACCCCATCTATGCGCTGAAAGGTTCACCCGTCAATGAGTCGCCGCTGGGCCTGTTCCACCCCGACCGCTTCGGCGAGCAGCTCGAGAAGGAATACGGCATTCCACGCCGCTACCTGACGGGCATCATGTCGCCATGGGCCATCAAGCGGCTGCGGGAATTCGACGGCGACATCTCGCAGTTCCGCGTGGTCCGGCTCCAGCCTTCGGTGCTGCGGCAACTCGCCATCGCCAAGACCGAACCGGGCGACGAGAACAACCAGGACATCTCCTCGCTGGTCGGCAAGGTCGATATCCGCAAGCTGGACCGCTACTCGCAAGACGATCCCGATGCCTACAGCTATTCGGGAGGACTGTGCCTGGCCAACCAGGGCATGCTCGAATTCGTTGAAATGTTCAAGGCGCCCATCAAGATGCTGCATCCCTTGCTGACGGCGACCCAGGAAGGCAATTTCAAGGGTACCGAAGGGTTTTCGGCCATCCCGTTCAACGGGATCATCCTTGCGCATTCCAACGAGTCCGAATGGCAGACCTTCCGCAACAACAAGCACAACGAGGCGTTCCTGGACCGTATCTACATCGTCAAGGTGCCGTACTGCCTGCAGGTGTCGGAAGAGGTCAAGATCTATCGCAAGCTGCTGCAGAACAGCTCGCTGGCCGACTCGCCATGCGCGCCGGGCACTCTCGACATGATGGCCCAGTTCTCGGTGCTGACGCGCTTGAAGGAACCCGAGAATTCCAGCATCTATTCGAAGCTGCGGGTGTATGACGGCGAGAGCCTGAAGGATGTCGACCCCAAGGCCAAGGTCCTGCAGGAATACAAGGACTACGCCGGCACCGACGAGGGCATGACGGGTGTCTCGACGCGCTTCGCCTACAAGATCCTGTCCAGCGTCTTCAACTACGACCAGACCGAGATCGCCGCCAATCCGGTGCACCTGATGTACGTGCTGGAGCAGCGCATCGGCCGCGAGGACTACCCCGACGAGATCCGCCGGCGCTACCTGGAGCACATCAAGGGCTATCTGGGGCCGCGCTACGCGGAGTTCATCGGCAAGGAAATCCAGACCGCGTACCTGGAGTCGTATTCGGAGTACGGGCAGAACATCTTCGACCGCTACGTCACGTTCGCCGACTGCTGGATCCAGGACGAGGAATTCCGCGACCCCGAAACGGGCGAGAGCTTCGACCGCTCGGCGCTGAACGCCGAGCTCGAGAAGATCGAGAAGCCGGCGGGCATCGCGAATCCCAAGGACTTCCGCAACGAGATCGTGAACTTCGTGCTGCGCGCGCGCGCCAACAACAGCGGCCGCAATCCCGCGTGGACCAGCTACGAGAAGCTGCGCGAGGTGATCGAGAAGAAGATGTTCTCCAACACCGAGGATCTGCTCCCGGTCATTTCGTTCAATGCCAAGGCCTCGGTCGAGGACAAGCGCAAGCACGAGAGCTTTGTCGAACGGATGGTCGAGAAAGGCTATACCGAAAAGCAAGTCCGCTTGCTGTGCGAGTGGTATTTGCGGGTGAGGAAGTCTTCGTGAGCTAGGTGAATATGAATTCACTCATCGATCGGCGGCTCAACGGCCGTAACAAGAGCGCTGTCAACCGGGAGCGCTTCATCAGGCGGTACAAGGACCAGATACGCAAGGCGGTTCGCGAGCTGGTCCAGGAACGGTCCATCGAAGAGATGGACCAGGGCGGCGAAATCAACCTCCCGGCCAAGGACATCTCCGAACCCAGCTTCCGCTACGGCAGGGGCGGGGATCGCGAGATCGTCCATCCCGGCAACCGGGAGTTCGCCAAGGGCGACAAGATCGACCGGCCCCGGGGGGGCGATGACGGCGACCCCTCCGAGCCGGGCGAGGGCGACTCGGTGGATCCGTTCACGTTCAGCCTGTCCCGGGACGAGTTCCTGAACCTCTTCTTCGAGGACATGGAGCTGCCCCACCTGGTCCGTACTCAGTTGGGCGAGATCAACCAGCAGAAGTGGCGGCGCGCGGGCTATACCACCACGGGATCGCCCAGCACGCTGAGCGTGGGACGCACGCTCAAGACCTCGCTGTCGCGGCGCATCGCGCTCAGCGGCGGTTCGCGGCTGGGCCTGCAGGAGGCGCAGCAGAAGCTGGAGGAGTCGGAAGAGGCGGGTGCCCCGGAAGACGAACTCGATGCCCTGCGCGCCGAGGTCGAGGCGCACCGGTCCAGGCTGGCGCGGGTGCCTTTCCTCGATTCGCTGGACCTGCGCTACCGGCACCGCGTGGTCGAGCCTTCGCCGGTGGCGCGCGCCGTGATGTTCTGCCTGATGGACGTCTCGGGGTCCATGGACGAGAACAAGAAGGATCTGGCCAAGCGCTTCTTCACGCTGCTGTACCTGTTCCTGTCGCGCAAGTACGAGCGCGTGGACCTGGTGTTCGTGCGCCACACGGACAACGCCGAGGAAGTGGACGAGCAGACCTTCTTCCACGATCCCAAGAGCGGGGGCACGGTGGTGCTGTCGGCCCTCGAGCTCATGCACGAGATCGTGACCGAGCGCTATTCGCCCGCCACCTGGAACGTCTACGCGGCGCAGGCCACCGACGGCGATTCCTTCGGCGCGGACGCGGCCAAGAGCGCGCGCTTCCTGTCCGAACACCTGCTGCCGCTCACGCGCTACTACGCCTACATCGAGATTCCGGACGTGGACGAGATGCGCAAGAGCAGCCTGTGGGCCGAATACGAGCGCGAGACGGCGCCGCACTTCGCGATGCGGCGCATACGCGAGCGCCGCGAGATATTCGGCGTGCTGCACGACCTGTTCAGGAAGGAGACCGCATGAGCGCCGTCTATCCGCCGCGCGAAGCGCCGCCCGCCCGGGCGGTCCAGCCCATCTCGACGACCTCGGAATGGACCTTCGAACTGATCCAGCGCTATGACGAAGCCATCGGCCAGGTGGCCCGGGAGTTCGGGCTGGACACCTATCCCAGCCAGATCGAGGTCATCACGTCCGAGCAGATGCTGGACGCGTATGCCTCGGTCGGGCTGCCGATCGGCTATCCGCACTGGTCCTACGGCAAGGAGTTCATCCGCAACGAGCAGGCCTACCGGCGCGGCGTGCAGGGGCTGGCCTACGAGATCGTCATCAACTCGAACCCTTGCATCGCCTACCTGATGGAAGAGAACTCCATGGCCATGCAGGCGCTGGTGATCGCGCACGCCTGCTACGGCCACAATTCCTTCTTCAAGGGCAACTACCTGTTCAAGCAGTGGACCGAGGCCGACGGCGTGCTGGACTACCTGGTGTTCGCCCGCAAGTACGTCATGGACTGCGAGGAAAAGTACGGCATCGGCCCGGTCGAGGCCACGCTGGACTCCTGCCACGCGCTGATGGCCCATGGCGTGGACCGCTACCGCCGCCCGCATCCGATTTCCTATCGCGAGGAAATGCAGCGCCAGGCCGAACGCGAGGAGTACGCGCGCCAGCAATACAACGATCTGTGGCGCACGGTGCCCACGCGCGACCATGTCGAGCGCGAGGGCAAGCCTTCGGTGTTCCCGCCGGAGCCGGAAGAGAACATCCTGTATTTCATCGAGAAATATTCGCCTTCGCTGGAGCCATGGCAGAAGGAACTGGTGCGGATCGTCCGCAAGCTGTCCCAGTACTTCTATCCGCAGACCCAGACCAAGGTCATGAACGAAGGATGGGCGACCTTCTGGCACTACACGCTGCTGAACCGCATGCACGAGAAGGGGCTGGTCAACGACGGCTTCATGATCGAGTTCCTGCAAAGCCACACCAACGTGGTGGCCCAGCGGGGCTTCGACCAGCGCGGCTATGGCGGCATCAATCCGTATGCGCTGGGCTTCGCGATGATGCAGGACATCCGCCGCATCTGCGAGAACCCCACGCCCGAGGACAGGAAGTGGTTCCCCGACATCGCCGGCAGCGATTGGCTGAAGACGCTGGACTTCGCGATGCGCAACTTCAAGGACGAGTCCTTCATCGCGCAGTTCCTGTCGCCGCGCCTGATCCGCGAGTTCCGCTTCTTCGCGATCGCCGACCACGAGTCCAATCCCAAGCTGGAAGTCGAGGCCATCCACGACGACGACGGCTACCGGCGCGTGCGCCGGCTGCTGGCGGACCAGCACAACCGCGACATGCAGGTGCCGGACATCCAGGTCGTGCGCTACAACCGGGATTCCGACCGGTCCCTGGTCCTGCGACACGTGACGATGCGGGGAAGGCCCTTGCAGGCCGAGGATGCCGACCAGGTGATGAAGCACCTGGCCCGGCTATGGGGATTCAAGGTCCGCCTGGAAGAGGTCGACGCGGAAGGCAGCGTAAAAACCTTCCGCGAGCGGTCGGGGTAGAGCCCCCCCTACGCCCTTCGGGCGCCCCCCCGGGGGCGATGCGGGTGGACCGGCGGAGCCGGATCCACCGCATCCTGGGGTACCAACGGGCTGGAGAGGAACTGGCGTTCTTGCCTCTTGTCAGCGCAAACGAGAACGGCCTCG of Pigmentiphaga sp. H8 contains these proteins:
- a CDS encoding Lrp/AsnC family transcriptional regulator, with the protein product MDLDEIDRRILAELQADASISNVELARRVHLSPSPCLTRVKALEAAGLIRQYVALLDPQQLGLHLNVFISISLKQQNRKALQVFEDAICAREEVMECYLMTGDADYLLRVAVPDIQALESFILEQLSPIAQVEKIRSSFALKQVRYKTALPLRSAGVR
- a CDS encoding YeaH/YhbH family protein, whose translation is MNSLIDRRLNGRNKSAVNRERFIRRYKDQIRKAVRELVQERSIEEMDQGGEINLPAKDISEPSFRYGRGGDREIVHPGNREFAKGDKIDRPRGGDDGDPSEPGEGDSVDPFTFSLSRDEFLNLFFEDMELPHLVRTQLGEINQQKWRRAGYTTTGSPSTLSVGRTLKTSLSRRIALSGGSRLGLQEAQQKLEESEEAGAPEDELDALRAEVEAHRSRLARVPFLDSLDLRYRHRVVEPSPVARAVMFCLMDVSGSMDENKKDLAKRFFTLLYLFLSRKYERVDLVFVRHTDNAEEVDEQTFFHDPKSGGTVVLSALELMHEIVTERYSPATWNVYAAQATDGDSFGADAAKSARFLSEHLLPLTRYYAYIEIPDVDEMRKSSLWAEYERETAPHFAMRRIRERREIFGVLHDLFRKETA
- a CDS encoding PrkA family serine protein kinase; translation: MNIVEGFKSQYAKTQETELSLEEYLDLARRDPMTYASAAERMLAAIGEPELVDTRNDPRLSRLFSNRLIRRYPAFKEFFGMEDVIDQIVAFFKHAAQGLEERKQILYLLGPVGGGKSSIAERLKALMEAHPIYALKGSPVNESPLGLFHPDRFGEQLEKEYGIPRRYLTGIMSPWAIKRLREFDGDISQFRVVRLQPSVLRQLAIAKTEPGDENNQDISSLVGKVDIRKLDRYSQDDPDAYSYSGGLCLANQGMLEFVEMFKAPIKMLHPLLTATQEGNFKGTEGFSAIPFNGIILAHSNESEWQTFRNNKHNEAFLDRIYIVKVPYCLQVSEEVKIYRKLLQNSSLADSPCAPGTLDMMAQFSVLTRLKEPENSSIYSKLRVYDGESLKDVDPKAKVLQEYKDYAGTDEGMTGVSTRFAYKILSSVFNYDQTEIAANPVHLMYVLEQRIGREDYPDEIRRRYLEHIKGYLGPRYAEFIGKEIQTAYLESYSEYGQNIFDRYVTFADCWIQDEEFRDPETGESFDRSALNAELEKIEKPAGIANPKDFRNEIVNFVLRARANNSGRNPAWTSYEKLREVIEKKMFSNTEDLLPVISFNAKASVEDKRKHESFVERMVEKGYTEKQVRLLCEWYLRVRKSS
- a CDS encoding SpoVR family protein, yielding MSAVYPPREAPPARAVQPISTTSEWTFELIQRYDEAIGQVAREFGLDTYPSQIEVITSEQMLDAYASVGLPIGYPHWSYGKEFIRNEQAYRRGVQGLAYEIVINSNPCIAYLMEENSMAMQALVIAHACYGHNSFFKGNYLFKQWTEADGVLDYLVFARKYVMDCEEKYGIGPVEATLDSCHALMAHGVDRYRRPHPISYREEMQRQAEREEYARQQYNDLWRTVPTRDHVEREGKPSVFPPEPEENILYFIEKYSPSLEPWQKELVRIVRKLSQYFYPQTQTKVMNEGWATFWHYTLLNRMHEKGLVNDGFMIEFLQSHTNVVAQRGFDQRGYGGINPYALGFAMMQDIRRICENPTPEDRKWFPDIAGSDWLKTLDFAMRNFKDESFIAQFLSPRLIREFRFFAIADHESNPKLEVEAIHDDDGYRRVRRLLADQHNRDMQVPDIQVVRYNRDSDRSLVLRHVTMRGRPLQAEDADQVMKHLARLWGFKVRLEEVDAEGSVKTFRERSG